The following are encoded together in the Pseudomonas sp. IB20 genome:
- the gcvT gene encoding glycine cleavage system aminomethyltransferase GcvT → MSTETLLKTPLHALHLELGARMVPFAGYDMPVQYPLGVMKEHLHTREHAGLFDVSHMGQIRLTGPNAAKALETLVPVDIIDLPVGMQRYAMFTNDQGGILDDLMVANLGNDELFLVVNAACKDQDLAHLRKHIGEQCSIEPLFEERALLALQGPAAVKVLARLAPEVTKMTFMQFATLRLLGVDCYVSRSGYTGEDGFEISVPSSNAEALARSLLAETEVQAIGLGARDSLRLEAGLCLYGHDMNTDTTPIEAGLLWAISKARRADGARAGGFPGADRIFTQQQAGVSRKRVGLLPQERTPVREGAEIVDEHGTVIGSVCSGGFGPTLGGPLAMGYLDSAFIALDTEVSALVRGKKVPLRVSKMPFVPQRYYRG, encoded by the coding sequence ATGTCCACCGAAACCCTGTTGAAAACCCCACTGCATGCGCTGCACCTTGAGCTGGGCGCGCGCATGGTGCCCTTCGCCGGCTACGACATGCCGGTGCAATACCCGCTGGGCGTGATGAAGGAACACCTGCACACCCGTGAACACGCCGGGTTGTTCGACGTGTCGCACATGGGCCAGATCCGCCTGACCGGCCCGAATGCCGCCAAAGCCCTGGAAACCCTGGTGCCCGTCGACATTATCGACCTGCCGGTCGGCATGCAGCGCTACGCAATGTTCACCAATGACCAAGGTGGCATTCTTGACGACCTGATGGTGGCCAACCTGGGTAACGACGAGCTGTTCCTGGTGGTCAACGCCGCCTGTAAGGACCAGGACCTGGCGCACCTGCGCAAACACATTGGCGAGCAGTGCAGCATCGAACCGCTGTTCGAAGAACGCGCCCTGCTGGCCCTGCAAGGCCCGGCGGCGGTGAAGGTACTGGCGCGCCTGGCACCGGAAGTGACCAAGATGACCTTTATGCAGTTCGCCACCCTGCGCCTGCTGGGCGTGGACTGCTACGTCAGCCGCTCCGGCTACACGGGTGAAGACGGTTTTGAAATCTCCGTACCTTCCAGCAACGCAGAAGCGCTGGCGCGTAGCCTGCTGGCCGAGACCGAAGTGCAGGCCATCGGCCTGGGCGCGCGTGACTCGCTGCGCCTGGAAGCCGGCCTGTGCCTGTACGGCCATGACATGAACACCGACACCACACCGATTGAAGCCGGCCTGCTGTGGGCGATCTCCAAGGCCCGGCGTGCCGACGGCGCACGTGCCGGTGGCTTCCCCGGCGCCGACCGGATCTTCACCCAGCAACAAGCCGGTGTAAGCCGTAAGCGTGTCGGCCTGCTGCCACAGGAACGTACCCCGGTGCGCGAAGGCGCAGAAATCGTCGATGAGCACGGCACCGTGATCGGCAGCGTGTGCAGCGGCGGCTTTGGCCCGACCTTGGGCGGCCCACTGGCCATGGGTTACTTGGACAGCGCATTCATCGCCTTGGATACCGAAGTGTCTGCGTTGGTACGTGGGAAAAAGGTGCCACTGCGTGTAAGTAAAATGCCATTCGTGCCACAACGTTACTACCGTGGCTGA
- a CDS encoding cold-shock protein, protein MSDKSGRQSGTVKWFNDEKGFGFITPESGPDLFVHFRAIQGNGFKSLKEGQKVSFIAVQGQKGMQADEVQADG, encoded by the coding sequence ATGTCGGATAAAAGTGGACGTCAGAGCGGTACCGTCAAGTGGTTTAACGACGAGAAAGGGTTTGGTTTTATCACTCCAGAAAGCGGTCCGGATCTGTTCGTCCATTTCCGCGCTATTCAGGGCAACGGCTTCAAGAGCCTGAAAGAAGGCCAAAAAGTGAGCTTCATCGCCGTGCAAGGCCAAAAAGGTATGCAGGCTGACGAAGTACAAGCAGACGGTTGA
- a CDS encoding RDD family protein, with amino-acid sequence MSKPLLSPQGEFPAVGLGRRLAAMFYDFLLCTALLIVTAFVYKLVWMAFIGEAKMRTLTESGALDGDPLLSTILFFVLFGFFAKFWTHSGQTLGMQVWGVRVQNADGSRISLWQALLRFVVSIASWLCVGLGFIWSLFDKQKRSWHDIYSDTQLVRVPKQKK; translated from the coding sequence ATGTCCAAACCCCTGCTGAGCCCCCAAGGCGAATTCCCCGCCGTTGGCCTGGGCCGTCGTCTGGCAGCGATGTTTTATGACTTTCTGTTGTGCACCGCCTTGCTGATCGTCACCGCGTTTGTCTACAAGCTGGTGTGGATGGCGTTTATCGGCGAAGCCAAGATGCGCACGCTCACCGAATCCGGCGCGCTGGACGGTGACCCGTTGCTGTCGACGATTTTGTTTTTTGTGTTGTTTGGTTTTTTCGCGAAGTTCTGGACCCATTCCGGGCAGACGCTGGGCATGCAGGTGTGGGGCGTGCGCGTACAGAACGCCGACGGCTCGCGGATCAGTCTGTGGCAGGCGCTGTTACGCTTTGTGGTGTCGATTGCGTCGTGGCTGTGCGTGGGGTTGGGGTTTATCTGGTCGTTGTTTGATAAGCAGAAACGCAGTTGGCATGACATTTATTCGGATACGCAGTTGGTGCGGGTTCCGAAGCAGAAGAAGTAA
- the nadA gene encoding quinolinate synthase NadA — MTQISERLLVQAHLDAKQPKTLSAEEETRLRAAIAAELKAQDAVLVAHFYCDPVIQALAEETGGCVSDSLEMARFGAAHPAKTVLVAGVRFMGETAKILTPEKRILMPTLEATCSLDLGCPVDEFSAFCDQHPERTVVVYANTSAAVKARADWVVTSSCALEIVESLMDNGETIIWGPDKHLGTYIQRQTGADMLLWDGACIVHEEFKSKQLEDMKALYPDAAILVHPESPTAVIELADAVGSTSQLIAAAQRLPNKTFIVATDRGIFYKMQQLCPDKVFVEAPTAGNGAACRSCAHCPWMAMNTLERTLQCLREGSNEIFVEPSVIPQAVRPLKRMLDFTQAARLKLAGNA, encoded by the coding sequence ATGACGCAAATTTCCGAACGCCTTCTGGTTCAAGCCCACCTCGACGCCAAGCAGCCCAAAACTCTGAGCGCCGAAGAGGAGACGCGCCTGCGTGCCGCCATCGCCGCCGAGCTCAAGGCTCAAGACGCGGTGCTGGTTGCCCACTTCTACTGCGACCCGGTGATTCAGGCCTTGGCCGAAGAAACCGGCGGCTGTGTTTCCGACTCCCTGGAAATGGCCCGCTTCGGCGCTGCCCACCCGGCCAAGACCGTGTTGGTTGCCGGCGTGCGATTCATGGGTGAGACCGCCAAAATCCTCACCCCCGAAAAGCGCATCCTCATGCCCACCCTGGAAGCCACCTGCTCGCTGGACCTTGGCTGCCCGGTGGATGAGTTCTCGGCGTTCTGCGATCAGCATCCGGAGCGCACGGTGGTGGTGTATGCCAACACCTCGGCGGCAGTTAAAGCCCGGGCGGATTGGGTCGTCACCTCCAGCTGCGCACTGGAAATCGTCGAAAGCCTGATGGACAACGGCGAGACGATTATCTGGGGCCCGGACAAACACCTGGGCACTTACATTCAGCGCCAGACCGGTGCGGATATGTTGCTGTGGGACGGCGCGTGCATCGTCCACGAGGAATTTAAGTCCAAGCAGTTGGAAGACATGAAGGCGCTGTACCCGGATGCCGCGATTCTGGTGCACCCAGAGTCGCCGACGGCGGTGATTGAATTGGCGGACGCGGTGGGTTCCACCAGCCAACTGATCGCGGCGGCCCAGCGTTTGCCGAACAAGACCTTTATCGTGGCGACTGATCGCGGCATCTTCTACAAGATGCAGCAGCTGTGCCCAGACAAAGTCTTCGTTGAGGCGCCGACTGCCGGTAACGGCGCGGCATGCCGCAGTTGCGCGCACTGCCCGTGGATGGCGATGAATACGCTGGAGCGCACGTTGCAATGCCTGCGTGAGGGCAGCAACGAGATCTTCGTTGAGCCGTCGGTGATTCCACAGGCGGTGCGGCCGCTCAAGCGCATGCTGGATTTTACCCAGGCTGCGCGCCTGAAACTGGCTGGCAATGCCTGA
- a CDS encoding hybrid sensor histidine kinase/response regulator has protein sequence MNTTVGMGPEPSELATSGLGRNEAFTERVLASINDCIKVLDLDARLTFMSEGGMKIMEVSDFNSIRGCPWPDFWQDQGNLDAKAAVQAAKRGESASFIGPAQTLAGNPKWWHVQVSPILDSAGQPEQILCVSRDITALREAEESLRSLNESLEQRVVERTRDRDRIWRLSPDLMLVAQLDGVISAVNPAWTRMLGHTEHDLVGSQLLALVHPDDLAVSSSAVSRLGDGKNFPNFKNRYRHQDGSYRMIAWTAVPDSDYIHAVGRDIQAEEEAKEALRLTEDALRQSQKLEAIGQLTGGVAHDFNNLLTVIKSCADLLKTPSLSEVRRIKYVDAIANTVDRAARLTAQLLTFARRQALRPEVFNVSDSVLRVGEMMDSLTGSRIKVTIEVPQEACFINADESQFDTALVNMVVNARDAMDGSGQLAIKVATATWLPSVRAHPVRIADYVTIELSDTGSGIAAEKLDAIFEPFYTTKGIGQGTGLGLSQVYGFAKQSGGEILVQSECGKGSQFMLYLPKVEAGVTPVIQDNHDALIASNLCVLMVEDNADVGLYTSQTLEQMGFKVLWVADANSALEALAPNPESFQVVFSDISMPGMSGLELLDAIEALYPWLPVVLTTGYNDEYARIAQEEAQRFVLLQKPYSTEGLAMLLQKVVKSRLNLIAQA, from the coding sequence ATGAATACCACTGTCGGGATGGGCCCTGAGCCAAGCGAACTGGCCACCAGCGGCCTGGGCAGGAACGAGGCATTCACCGAGCGCGTGTTGGCCAGCATCAACGACTGCATCAAGGTCCTCGACCTCGATGCCCGCCTCACCTTTATGAGTGAAGGCGGCATGAAAATCATGGAAGTCAGCGACTTCAACAGCATCCGTGGCTGCCCATGGCCCGACTTCTGGCAAGACCAGGGCAACCTGGATGCCAAGGCGGCCGTGCAGGCCGCCAAACGCGGTGAAAGCGCGAGCTTCATCGGCCCCGCCCAGACCTTGGCCGGTAACCCGAAATGGTGGCATGTGCAGGTCAGCCCGATCCTTGACAGTGCCGGCCAGCCGGAGCAGATCCTCTGCGTCTCCCGAGATATCACCGCCCTGCGTGAAGCCGAGGAGTCGTTGCGCAGCCTCAACGAATCCCTGGAACAACGGGTGGTGGAGCGCACCCGCGACCGTGACCGTATCTGGCGCCTGTCGCCGGACCTGATGCTGGTCGCCCAACTCGACGGCGTCATCTCCGCCGTCAACCCGGCCTGGACGCGCATGCTCGGCCACACCGAACACGACTTGGTGGGCAGCCAGCTGCTGGCCTTGGTGCACCCGGACGACCTGGCCGTCTCATCGTCAGCGGTCAGCCGCCTGGGGGATGGCAAGAATTTCCCCAACTTCAAGAACCGCTACCGCCACCAGGATGGCAGCTACCGCATGATTGCCTGGACCGCCGTGCCCGACAGCGACTACATCCACGCGGTGGGCCGGGATATCCAGGCCGAGGAAGAAGCCAAGGAAGCCCTGCGCCTGACGGAAGACGCCCTGCGTCAATCGCAGAAACTGGAAGCGATTGGCCAACTGACCGGCGGCGTCGCACACGACTTCAATAACCTGCTGACCGTGATCAAGTCCTGCGCTGACTTGCTCAAAACCCCTTCCCTGAGCGAAGTGCGGCGCATCAAGTACGTGGACGCCATCGCCAACACCGTGGACCGCGCCGCGCGCCTGACCGCCCAATTGCTGACCTTCGCCCGCCGCCAAGCCTTGCGCCCGGAAGTCTTCAACGTCAGCGACAGCGTACTGCGGGTGGGCGAGATGATGGACAGCCTGACCGGCTCTCGCATCAAGGTCACTATCGAGGTGCCGCAAGAAGCCTGCTTTATCAACGCCGATGAAAGCCAGTTCGATACCGCCTTGGTGAATATGGTGGTCAATGCCCGGGATGCCATGGACGGCAGTGGCCAGTTGGCGATCAAGGTAGCAACAGCTACGTGGCTGCCTTCAGTGCGTGCCCACCCGGTGCGCATCGCCGACTACGTGACCATTGAGTTGAGCGACACCGGTTCAGGCATTGCAGCGGAAAAGCTCGACGCGATCTTCGAACCCTTCTACACCACCAAGGGCATCGGCCAAGGCACCGGGCTGGGCCTGTCGCAGGTGTATGGCTTTGCCAAGCAGTCGGGCGGGGAAATTCTGGTGCAGAGCGAATGCGGCAAAGGCAGCCAGTTCATGTTGTACCTGCCCAAGGTCGAGGCCGGTGTGACGCCAGTCATCCAGGACAATCACGACGCCCTCATCGCCTCGAACTTGTGCGTGCTGATGGTCGAGGACAACGCCGATGTCGGCCTCTACACCTCGCAGACCCTGGAGCAGATGGGCTTTAAAGTGCTGTGGGTGGCAGACGCCAACAGTGCGCTGGAAGCCCTGGCGCCCAACCCGGAAAGCTTCCAGGTAGTGTTCTCCGACATCTCCATGCCGGGCATGAGCGGGCTGGAATTACTCGACGCCATCGAAGCCCTCTACCCCTGGCTGCCGGTGGTACTCACCACCGGCTACAACGATGAATACGCACGCATTGCCCAGGAAGAAGCCCAGCGCTTTGTGTTGCTGCAAAAGCCCTACTCCACCGAGGGGTTGGCCATGCTGCTGCAAAAAGTCGTCAAGAGCCGTCTGAACCTGATTGCACAAGCCTAA
- a CDS encoding ShlB/FhaC/HecB family hemolysin secretion/activation protein, with protein sequence MPNQPSTQRRCCIQRLGVALLCLCALPAAAADGPQAGHEALRLQQQQQRDLQQLQLEQRQRQLQRGSFGTQPATPALPTDIAKDERCWPLSGTRLAGVTLFSQAELNKRIEPYVAPCMGVTQINRLLAEITQLYVQAGYIASRPYLISPPAAGQSLDIHVEEGYLEAIELADQSLPVSLGGAFPGMLGKPLNLRDLEQGLDQLNRLRSVDLTADIAPGSEAGASRIILRSRSTASRWALGLGVDNLGSAGTGRDRNAINLSLDSPLELNDSLNLSFSDTLNHGPRYSRSNSLFYSIPYGYWTYSLFASHNEYRSPFKLSRATFYNSGRTDQVSLRTDRVLWRDQGHQLSANLQLAYKDVDSYLQKVRLGIQSPTLTVAEAGLNLFWLNSAVWNLDVNYAQGLTWFGADRDADQTQKNLPQAQFHKYRANLTQWRNGQWLGQPWQWQSQLSAQYSPDALPAIEQLLGTDDSAVRGYRENSASGAIGAVWRNTLRLPWSSNLPVKITPRLGLDNGWLKREHGAQSQRLSGASVGLNLSWKNVQLDLDYQRNLNTPTGFGQEPEVWLTRLSLQI encoded by the coding sequence GTGCCGAATCAGCCCTCAACACAACGCCGGTGTTGTATCCAGAGACTGGGCGTCGCCCTGCTCTGCCTGTGCGCGCTGCCGGCCGCCGCCGCCGATGGGCCGCAAGCGGGCCATGAAGCGCTGCGCTTGCAGCAGCAACAGCAGCGCGACTTGCAGCAATTACAACTGGAGCAGCGTCAACGGCAGCTGCAACGCGGCAGTTTCGGTACGCAACCGGCCACGCCGGCCTTGCCAACAGACATCGCCAAAGATGAACGCTGCTGGCCGCTGAGCGGCACGCGCCTGGCCGGGGTCACGCTGTTCAGCCAGGCTGAGCTGAACAAACGTATCGAACCCTATGTGGCGCCGTGCATGGGCGTCACCCAGATCAACCGCCTGCTGGCCGAGATCACCCAGCTGTATGTGCAAGCCGGCTATATCGCCAGCCGCCCGTACCTGATCAGCCCGCCGGCGGCCGGGCAGTCGCTGGATATTCACGTCGAAGAGGGCTACCTCGAAGCCATCGAACTGGCCGACCAGAGCCTGCCGGTGTCGTTAGGCGGCGCGTTCCCCGGGATGCTCGGCAAGCCGCTGAACCTGCGCGATTTGGAACAAGGCCTGGACCAGCTCAACCGCCTGCGCTCGGTGGACCTTACCGCCGACATCGCCCCTGGCAGTGAAGCTGGCGCCTCGCGCATCATCCTGCGTTCGCGCAGCACCGCCTCGCGCTGGGCGTTGGGGCTTGGGGTGGATAACCTCGGCAGCGCCGGCACCGGGCGTGATCGCAATGCCATCAACCTGAGCCTGGACAGCCCGCTGGAGCTCAATGATTCGCTCAACCTGAGCTTCAGCGACACGCTCAACCACGGGCCGCGCTACAGCCGCAGCAACAGCCTGTTTTATTCCATCCCTTACGGGTACTGGACCTACAGCCTGTTCGCCAGCCATAACGAATACCGCTCGCCGTTCAAGCTCAGCCGCGCCACGTTTTATAACAGCGGCCGTACCGACCAGGTCAGTTTGCGCACCGACCGCGTGCTGTGGCGCGACCAGGGCCATCAACTCAGCGCCAACCTGCAACTGGCCTACAAGGACGTCGACAGCTACCTGCAAAAGGTTCGCTTAGGCATCCAGAGCCCGACGCTGACAGTGGCCGAGGCTGGCCTGAATCTGTTCTGGCTCAACAGCGCAGTGTGGAACCTCGACGTCAATTACGCCCAAGGCCTGACGTGGTTCGGCGCCGACCGTGATGCTGACCAAACGCAAAAAAACTTGCCCCAGGCGCAATTCCATAAGTACCGCGCCAACCTCACCCAATGGCGCAACGGCCAATGGCTGGGCCAGCCGTGGCAGTGGCAGAGCCAGCTGTCGGCGCAATACAGCCCGGATGCGTTGCCTGCCATCGAACAACTGCTGGGCACCGACGATTCGGCGGTACGTGGCTACCGCGAAAACAGCGCGTCCGGGGCCATCGGTGCGGTATGGCGCAACACCTTGCGCCTGCCGTGGAGCAGCAACCTGCCGGTAAAAATCACCCCGCGCCTGGGCCTGGACAACGGCTGGCTCAAGCGCGAACACGGCGCCCAAAGCCAGCGCCTGAGCGGCGCCAGTGTCGGGCTCAACCTGAGCTGGAAAAATGTGCAACTGGACCTCGATTACCAACGCAACCTCAACACGCCCACGGGGTTTGGCCAGGAACCGGAGGTCTGGCTGACGCGCCTTAGCTTGCAGATATGA